From the Anopheles merus strain MAF chromosome 2L, AmerM5.1, whole genome shotgun sequence genome, the window AGCGATCGGTTTCTGGACGTCCGGAACGAGGGCCAATGGTTCGTGATGTTCTATGCGCCCTGGTGCGCTCACTGCAAAAAGCTCGAGCCGGTGTGGGCGCTCGTCGCCCAGGCGCTGTACAACACGAACATCCGGGTCGGCCGGGTTGACTGCACACGCTTTACTGCCGTGGCGCAGCACTTTAAGGTCAACGCTTATCCGACGATTATTTTGTACGTACCGTTTGTTCCGGGCTCTGCCCCGGCGGATGGGCGAGCCACACCCAAACGCGCTGTGAAAAGAAGTTGTTTGCATACTTTTTCCTCTTTGCTTTGCAGCGTTAAAGGACCGTACGATTATGTGTACAACGGAGAGCGTTCGAAGGAGGAGCTGATCCATTTCGTGAACCGCATGTCCGGCCCACCGGTGCAGCTGGTAACGCGTGCGGACAGTATCGACATCCTCAAGTCGAACAATCCAATCTTTTTCACGTACGTCGGCAAGCAGTCGGGATTGCTGTGGGACGTGTTTTACAGTGCGGCCGAGTCGTACCAGGCGCACGGTTACTTCTACGCCACCTCGGTCGAAATAGCGAAGCGGCACTTTGACGTGGACACGGTCCCGGCGGCGCTGGTGTACAAGGAGCGCAGCCACTACTACTTCCCCTACTCGGACAACTTCGAGCGGATTGAGCCGGCGCATCTGAACGACACGCTGTTCCGCTGGGTGAACGAGGAGCGGTTCGCCACCTTCCCGAAGGTGACGCGCAGCAACATTCACCATCTGGTTCAGACGCAAAAGTATCTcgtgctggcggtggtggaggagAACAAGCTTAGCGAGATAGCGGCCCACGAGCAGGAGTTCCGCGACATGGTGGAGATCTTCGTGCACAAGAACAAGCACAAGTACCACGGGCGGTTCCAGTTCGGCTGGGTCGGTACGCCCGAGCTGGCCCGCTCGATCGCGATGGACAGCCTGCCGACGCCCCATCTGCTGGTGCTGAACGCGTCGACCAACGAGCATCACATCCCCGAGGATGATCCGCTCCAGCTGACGCCGGAAGCGATCGAGATCTTCCTCGACAGCATCCACAACCAGACGGCGCCCACGTTCGGTGGCAACTCGCTGCCGGTGCGCATCTACCGTGCCTGGTTCGAGGCCAAAACGTCCCTGTACGAAATGTGGATCGGCAATCCGGTGCTCACGACCGTGCTGTTCGGGCTGCCGCTCGGCTTCCTGTCGCTCATCATGTACTCGATCTGCTGTGCGGACATTCTCGACgccgaggaggaggacgaaggGGCCGACCAGCGGCACGAGAAGAAGGAGTAAGGCGGTCAGGCGCACTGTCAGGTGGTGTAAGTGCGGCTGGCCCATTGAAATCCATGACAGTTTGAAACTCGGCGAGGGGGAAGGCCCACTTCCACACTACTACTTCTAGTCATACCACTTGGTTTGTCTTCAAACTGTAACGATGTGTCCATTCCGGCGAGGCCCGTTGGGGTTTGGCGGCCAGATGCTCCGAGGCCGAGGCCAACGACTTACCACACTTTACATAAGGTACAATGTATTAGGATCATTTTAGACAATTTTTAACTCCCGGCAGCTATCTGTCACTTCCACCACTCCGGCCGCGCACACGGCTC encodes:
- the LOC121594805 gene encoding protein disulfide-isomerase TMX3, whose amino-acid sequence is MYTLCKLLIALCCFTTLAHSSRVLELSDRFLDVRNEGQWFVMFYAPWCAHCKKLEPVWALVAQALYNTNIRVGRVDCTRFTAVAQHFKVNAYPTIIFVKGPYDYVYNGERSKEELIHFVNRMSGPPVQLVTRADSIDILKSNNPIFFTYVGKQSGLLWDVFYSAAESYQAHGYFYATSVEIAKRHFDVDTVPAALVYKERSHYYFPYSDNFERIEPAHLNDTLFRWVNEERFATFPKVTRSNIHHLVQTQKYLVLAVVEENKLSEIAAHEQEFRDMVEIFVHKNKHKYHGRFQFGWVGTPELARSIAMDSLPTPHLLVLNASTNEHHIPEDDPLQLTPEAIEIFLDSIHNQTAPTFGGNSLPVRIYRAWFEAKTSLYEMWIGNPVLTTVLFGLPLGFLSLIMYSICCADILDAEEEDEGADQRHEKKE